A stretch of DNA from Ciona intestinalis chromosome 8, KH, whole genome shotgun sequence:
GTTGGTGTTCCGTAAGTGTGTAGAAGTTGTTTGGATCAGATGGCTGGTGATAGAGGTGTAGTGATGGTATGAGGAATAGAAGAACATATAAAAAGGAAGTAAATATACATAGTCAGCTTCATGTACAAAAATATAGTACCGGGGGaggggggtaagatgggacacctttagcacataacatccaaacaTTCTGATAGTGTTCTAAATAAATAGCAATCGCccatgagagtcgtgaggatacggttttataattctttgaatattctttgtttactatcaaataagACCTCCcactatatacaaaatatagtaCTGGGGGGGAGGATTAGATTTTAAACACTATTGAcacctaaatcctatatttcttgattgtgttttgaacaatagTGGGCCAAAAAAATCttactatatacataatttGGGCATACAAGGTCCATTGACTTTCAGTAAAAACGCTCGAAAGGGGGTGAGAATTAGTTTTAAGGCACAAAATACAGTAATAGAAGATATTGGAGAAATAATTTGATTTCCAATATAAACTTACCAACAGTAATGATGAATTGGAATGTGGGACAAGCAGACCACTCTCAGTGAGTGTGTTGCTTAATGCTTTCTCCCTGTGAAACTGTGCGCACTTATGTGCACTGCTGGCGCGGGATGTGTCATATGTGCCACCGGGCAGGGGAGCAGAGCTGTTCCGGCCAAATGGACTGTGACGAGAAGTGAGATTACCACGAGAGCTCTCTCCTCCAGTTGTGAGATGAAGAGCAGTTTCAGTCGTTGTTGGATCAGTTGCTGAAGCaagaaaagtatttttgtaaaaatttttttttttcaaggaAAGCTTAAAGAAAATGCTTGTAAACGTATTTTGCCaagatttataaagtttaaaaaaaagtaaaaaaaataaaacaaaaaatatgactCACTAATGATTTTTGAATCTTTTGACACagacatttatatatatacagtattttttgggtaaaaaattGTTCAACTAACCAGCAGTAGTGACGGTGTTCTCTCGTTTCCGATCCGGGATGTTAGTTGCGATGTCATTGTTGATCTGGATGTTGCTCTCTGCCTCCAGGACCTTTTTCTTCCTCCTGTTACAAAGGTTCCTCCAGCTCCTCCGGACATCTGATCTCGAAGTAAGATGTTGGATGAGGAGGAAGGATGACATGGCGATACACATCATCGCGAAGATGCACGAGAAGATGAGATGAAGATCGATGGATGGAGTCGGCTCTTCTTGCttgaaaaactgaaaaaaaaaaacaatattttacttttaaagagattaaaaacaagtaaaaaagtaataaaataataattattaattatacagtagggtgggaaagaagaaacaccttttaactctattttctcattccatttagtaataaataaaaaggacagttaaagaattattaaactatatcctcatgactcccatagaccgttgttaattgtttgaaacacgatcaggatattcagaTAACATTAGCTAATGGTGTCCAATCTTTCCGACCCTACAATACCAAaagttgaaaaattaaaaagcatGAAACCCACCTTGAAATAATTTTGGTTGAACAAAGTTTGTCGGACATGACTTGATATCTTTTGTTcctgttagaaaaaaaaagagaacagtttttataagttGCTTTTGTCAAGGCGCATCTTAAAAACATTGAATTCTTCCATACTATATTAATTATTGGGTTGAATATTGTTAAGGCACATTTTAGcgaatgtttaaaacattactaTTTATAAACTACTCCTGACATTTGAATAACAAACCTGTATTCTTGGAGCTGCAACCGTCATTGCAGCCGTCACCCAcgttgttataaataaaacaagaataagCGCGACACCTTGTAATCTTGTCTTCGAACTTTGTTCATTTTCAACCTGAATAGTTGTGTGAGTTAAAAAAAGCAAGAATTTCTGCATCCTCATGCTCTCTGTCAAGCCATTTATGCAACTAGCACAAGATATTTGAACACATTTTGaacgatttgtttttttaaaaaataacacaaatatttcaatactTTTGACCctactattaaaaaaaaaacacgttttGACCGATTGATTTATTCTGTTGAAACTTACATCCTTAGAGAAAGAGTTGTTAACTGGATTGGAATGTTGAGTGAATGAAGATTCCATGTATTGTAGAGGTGTGTCTTCCCCTCTGTGTtcaaacaacaatatttatttaataaataaacataaaaatggttttaagcAACAGCTGTTAccattttaattcatttattttttgttatgaaaCACGACATAAAACGCTCCTGTGATACAAAGATAATGCATAAAAATGTGTTGCTTCTAGTTCTGTCTTACCTGCACAAACAACAAGTCAGACATTAAAGTCTGTACACAAGACACAACCGACTTACATAAACTCTTTACTATATTCTCGCTTTCTTCGTTTTCGTGACTTCCTCTTCATTTCACCACTAGGAGCGCAGTTGAGCGTGGCAAGGATTCGAAGTAAGACGAGGATGCAGAAGATTGCGATGCAAGCAGCTGGTGCGTAGAACGCATATAAACTTGTCTCCCATGACAACCAACAGCTGGAAATAATAAAGTACAAGCGTTAATCACTGATTAGTAAAATAAAgcaccattttttaaattttaggacAAAACTTGGTTGCTGAGAAAATGTCTGTAACGTCTTAATTTGCTTCATAATTCGCTCTTGCTTTGTAGCAGCTTGTTTATGTCccctaattttaatttctcatgtgtgtgtattttatgtgttatgtgacgtcacaattacgccaCGTTTGGCTGCtggtaatcattttttatctttcttttCCGATCACCTCGCAGTCCAAGTGtactgttgtatttatatctgCCAACATCCATCTTGTTTGAATAGTTACCCCTGAGCGGCCCTGTGTGTGCCTGCTATCTTGTCCTAAAATTGTTCGGTAGGtgctatgttttttatatatcgtATTATTTTGTGTGATAGTATGTAAACCGTACGCCCTGTGTGTGTGCGTACTATTTAAGTGTGTGTGTATCACTTAAGTGCCTGTGTATTATTTATtcgtgtatatattttttagaaaaccgTGCGTACATACGTACCGTACCGTGCGTACATACGTACCGTACCGTGCGTACTcgtacaaaataaattcgtTTACAACAAATCAACGTACGCGTTTTCGTCAATCTACAACCGTCGTGTGACCTGTCGGGGCGACCTAGGACACgcctctcatagaccgttacAATGTCTGTAACCTTTTAGAAAACCAAAATAATGTGAAGTTTCTATTTCAACTTTcagaatataaaaacaatattttttaaaaacttatatgACTTTATAAACCCCAAAAGCGAGAGACTCGAGGTTCACAAAAAACGCTACAAATGTTAACGTCTTGATGATATAAAGATATATCGTTGCTAAGGTTATGCATTCGTTTAAATGATTTTCTACATTTtagaatataaattataatttatgatGCAAGACACACCACTGCCTACTTACTATTGACCACCGTCACCATTGTAATTTTCAATCTTGGCAGAAGCCGTGATTCCACAAATAATAATCGGGATTCCGCAACCAATCAAGTAAAAtctggaaaaatattaaaaacacgatattaaagtgaatatttaaatatagtagagtgggggaagatgggacaccttttcactctattttctcgtcccattttgtagtaaactaACAAGCCcccaaaatttttaaaccgtatcctcactactcccatagaccatttttaattgtttaaaacgcgattaagatatttggatataatgtgctgaAAGTGTTCTGTCTTTTCTGCACTGCCGTAATAAAATAAGAGGCAAAAAGCCTCTTATTTCTTCGGAATGTCCGTCTGACTATCTTTGCCCCCCCCCCGCCCCCCGCATTTTAAACAGCTTGCCAGCTATGAGTTACCTTAACATTGGTTTTGAAGGTTTTGGTTCCAACAATGGTGGTTGTTGAGCAGCCAACATCTCCTTGCATATGTTGCCACTAGATAATGTAATCCATAGTAGAACAGATAGTGAGGAGTAGTGAAGTAAGATGCCGGTTACATAACACATCACCTGTGAAAGTAGGTGGGTTGTTACTTGTAATGCTTGTGAATTCATGGTGTAAATATGCGCTGATCGTATGCCATATTTCACTTAACTTTAGGAGCGTCTAGCATTTTGAAGAGACATACCAATGAACAATGAAAATtggtatgtatttatatagatAGAGATGATTAAATATGTTCTAGAGATACCACCAATGTTTcccaaaatatatttcttatatataagctgttttgttcattaaaaCTTTTGTGGTAGCTTTTAAATCACATTTGAGCAATTTCTTCAAttcataaattttgttttttagttgtATGCCCCATAAAGGCTTCAAATTtgtgtgtttaaacttttttgtcacAGTTTGGCAAGTGGTATATGAGATACGACTGTTGGTATCCACCCCGATAATACTTTAAAGCTTGTTTGTGAATCTAATTAATATGAATAacactttattattaaataaaggtTATTATGTAATCGTCAACCCTGccattttagtttaattttgtttgtaacttttatctTGACAGTATTTTTGAAAGCAATGGACAAACACGAAGTTAAGtctaaaagatattttaataatctGAAAGCAGATTAATCCGGTTGAAACCAGATTACACGCtttacaattaaatatttcCGAACTCATGGCATTTGTACCAAATTTACTCAACAAATATTTGTCTTGTCAGCTCGAACATTCAGAAATGGGAAAAGCAAACAACAACAGTTCAACTGTAATTGGTTAACATTCCAGGGAAGGTTTTGAATTGGAATAATATGTGCGCGGGTATGGTAATGTCAATATTTGAATGACATACAAGAATTTCTTAACCTTACATAATAAGTTTGCTGActgaactttttaaatgcataaCATAGAATTGGTCAACATGTTTTTCAAacactttattataaatatccCACTTTTAagcagttttttaaataaaatacaaatttttacataccaaagcattaaaaaatcacTTTGATGTGTATTTggaataagaaatattttataatggtTAGAAATAATTCAATAATTCAACCGTACCTTTGAACTAATGCTCCAAACACCGACAGTGAACGTAAGGACAGCAACGAGGAGGTGTAACGTTGTGTTGATGATCATGTGGCGGGCGTCACGCGACAGCAACAAGCtagaaaaaattataaatttaaaaacaaacaaaaagttttttttttcaactgtGTCTGTGTAGTGTGCTATGTATGTGTTACTGGCTTGCATGCAAACATGGCttcaaataacaaaaaaaagcataaataatTCAAGAAACACATTAAGCCTTAAGTGTAAGATAATAcactaaaaatgaaataaaataaaagcgcATACTTTCTGAACACTGCATATGTGATGAGCATGAGTAGTAGAGTAAGTGTAAGCACAGCAGATCCAGCATACACTGTGGGGTGGGTGAGAGTTGTTTGTCTGCCATTGTTGCCTCCTCTACTGTTAGGATCTTGAATGTTCTGTTGGGTTAAACAATAAAGGTTGGTAAGGAAGAACAAATAAGAACATGAATCagattgttgtttattactgagtagtaaaatacattttatgctATATgggtatatatgtatactgCATACTACATATAGGGGTATACGGCACACTGATACACTGACATTTTATGCAATAGGAGTAAGGTAGTAGGCTCTAGGCCAGCAGACTTGGAATGTAGGCATTAGGTTCGCCTCTTCGGTAGTATTAGGCAACAACACATAAAGTGCTTAATGCTTTGTAGCCTAAAAGTATAAAAAGGCACAAACTGTAATTTTCCTACAAATGCaactacaaaataattttaagcaatatcgaatttgtaattaaatttaatgtcatgaattttaaatttaaactggaGTACTagactttttatatttgcaaagTAAAGGTTCTTAgctaacaattaaaaactgcCAGTCAGGATATCCACACAAATACAAGGATTAGTATTAAGCAAACACAAACACACGGTTATGAATGGTAGGATATTCGAAActtaatatcattttaaagcGATTTCTTAAGTTAATTCTTTGCTAGAGGCATTTAATTTATAtcacaatatataaaacaaaccttaTACTTAGTGCTAAACTGCTTTATTAATGTTTAGCCTGTTAAAATTCTAAGGTAAATTGAAGCCATAgggttaaattttaaacaaaaattacattgTGTGCtttgttgtattaattaaatttaaattttcaaaaaagattcttttatatacatatatatatatatatatcctatGTACTACAGCAAGGCCTGCCAGGGGTAGATCTATTACCTAGTACCAAAAAATCAAAGCtgaaaatactaaaaataaagGTGACATGTCACCTAGGCACCTTAATCTGCTGCATAAGCCTAtgctaataataaattatatcaGGTCATACCTTCATAATAGCAAACGTAGCAAGAACATCACATTGTATGACggttatattatgttgttgcTGATCACGAGTTGTATGGTTGAATATACAGTGATGATGAGCTCTGTTCCAACCACTACCATTCCACATAGCAATGTAATGCTCATAATCCAAGTTCAATTGGGAAACTGgaaaaaatagttataaattttttttttttttaaacaaatttttaaaagatatttgtggtaaaaaacattaaaaagctCGCTGTgtcgaaataaaacaaaaggaaaAACAGAAAGGAGTCTAATGGAAAActgctttattttttggtaaatcaGGAAAATAACTGCATATcagacattttaaaacagccaACTAAATTGCATgaatataacaaaacaacacaTATCGTCATGTAATAATTCGTACACAGCTTTAGAACTATTCTATTCTAATTACCTGACTCTTGTGTATGGAAGATATATACAGCAGGTTTGGTGAGATTCACCACATTTCTATTGTTCACATGCACGGAATATATGCTCGACACAAGAACGTGTCGTTCAGGATCaggttttatattcttttttaattcctGCTTAAATTTTGTCATATCGGCAAGAAAATCAACTTGTTTGGCGACTATTTTGCCTTTATCTTCTTGCTGGCTGGATTGAAGGTGATTTTTCCATGCTTTGTATTCCATAAGACTCATTGTTGTTGTAGTGGAAGATTGAAACAAATTGCCGTTCCTGTGTAATATAGGCAAATGTCGCATCAGATACACCTTATTtgctttataatataaatgtgtaGTATATTCCATATGATATGAATGAGGTCTTACCGAGTCTGAAGAGCGCAGAGTTGCCAAAATAACAGCAAAGGTACAggtgttatttataaaacattttccaCTATTATTTTTCAATGGTCATGCTAAATACAGTTTGCTTTGGTATAGTAGGGCAGAGGAAGATAAAACACtgtttctttctattttcttatcccatttggtagtaaacacagaatagGCTAttcaaattaatataaaactgcatctctccgacttccataaaccattgttaaatgttaaaaacacgatcgagATATTTGGTTGTGAGCTagaagtgtcccatcttcctccactactacataataaaaataaatagatgGTACATACTTGTAAACAGCAATGTAGAGTTTGTTTATTGAATTTCCATTCAAAAACGCAGTTGGAACAGCAGGTGGTAGGAGGAGAGTGCTTTGTGACGCCTGTGATGCAAAATGTTCTTTACTTGTGCTTTATAtgagatatttaaaaaattcaccTATGGCTTCAAAATACTGTTTATATTATGACTGTAATGTTAACATTAtgacaatatatttgttacattacattttttaacagaatttTGAACGACTGTAATATATTCcgtgaatctgaccctgacCTGGTGCTCATAcagttggacgattcttgtgtaaagaaatacagtaaggatctggtgctacgaaaatgtaacagacaaaaatctaGTCCAACTAATTTGGGATGACATTGCTAAAACGCAATTACATACTAATAGTCAATTATAAGGAACCTGATGCAGATGTGGAGAATGCAGTATTATTTAGCTATGCTAGTTTGTATGAACAAATAACAGCAGTGAAAATGCTGTTTTTGACTTAAAACCGGGGTGCAATAAATGtatggttttaaaagttgttgcaACAAATACCCCTAGTGTTACAGTTATGGTAATGTATGTGtgaagtataaaaaataaaaaagaatgaaaaaataaaaggattgaaaaattaaataataacaaatccTGGCATACCAATTCCAATTCTGGATATTTTGTCAATTCTGTCCATTCAATCGCCTCAGAGATGGAGCAGTAGATATACTTTTGGTCGGTAACGTTAAAGTTATAACCAGCTAACGCAATATTTGAAGATTTCTggaaaaacaactttgttacCAAAGCTCGAAAAAGGGAAATGGTATTCAACTCCATACCATGTTTATGTTTGTCATATTTGAAAGGAATCCTATAGCAGTTGTTTTCAGTATTCGTTGTAGCTTGTTACATGTTTGAACCACTTCATGCGAAGGCAGTATGGAGTAGAATGCATGGGATGACATGGACTTACCCATTAACTCCAGTATTGAACTACTAAGAGATATCTAGGAGAAATTTCAGGattaaatcaatttaaatagGGGTATGAGACGAAAAAATCAACACATGCTTACAATATGCACAAAGCATAAAACATAGGCAgtaaataaatcaataaaaaaatcaaaaaaatggACATAAAGACCAAAAATAGACATTTTGGGCTCCTTgggtataaaaatgaaaactttattccaatgttttgtttgccattcggcaagacttcatcagaGTATGACAAATAAAACCTACATTACATTATGCTtagaagtaacaaaatatgacCAACCATGTTCTCTTGTAAATGTTCACTGCAGTTTCCGATCACTTCACCCAACAGTTGGAAACCGATTGAATCGCGGACAATCACCCCACTCAGGTTACCGACTGCATTACTGCACACTGACCAAGCATTTTCCCGTGATATGTTTCGTTCAAGCATCATCTAGAAAGATaagtttatgtatttttttaaattgattgaaGTACATATGAGAACACTAAAATGCTTCtcatttatttagaaaaaaaaaagttttgtaaccAAGTGGTTAAACACAAGCATTGCAAAACCACTTGCGTTGTATCGCAAGTATAGCCTGTTCGATACTTGATGCAGTTGTGAACGTGTAATTTCtggggcaaaacacttaatgaATATAAATCCAACCCAGGGTCCAAGTtttcagtcatacagaaacaaacaaaaaaaaacaattactcatAAAGTTGcatattattttgttccaaTATTATGTGTATGAAAACAGACATTCATGTTACAATTACGACTGCTTTATTCATTCTAAAGATATACGACTGGAATGCTAATTACACAAGTCATAAATCGGTTACTTGAGAatattaaacctaaaataacaacattaagtagggtgggggaagataggacacttttcattctatttggtcctaaacaaaaaacattcaaataaatttaaaccatatACCTATGTgctatgttaattgttaaaaaaaaactttagaatatttagatatttgatgctaaacgtgtcccatcttaccccaccccactacaaTACAGCCAATAATGCAACCGAAATTTGTTTAGAATAATCCATTTTTGTGCTACAGTTACAGCTTGTACAATGTAACAGTTTAAAGTACAGAACAAGCTTTTCAGTAATGAGAGGATACAGCGCACTTAACAATTACAGGAATAAAATCCAAGTATTTGATAATAACCACCACGTTACACTATACAACTACCAGCGCTGTAACACAGCCGATAATTACATCGAGATCTCAAGTATTTGAAGAGAGGTAATGACAGTTTGGTATGAACTTTCTACAGTAAATTAATGGTTTGGTATTTCATGTCATCTATGGTAACCTTGTATAAGGAaatcattgttttgttttttaatttttttttgtaaaaactttgtGAAAACTTGCCATTTTACgcataaaattttaatcttCATACTGTATTGGTAATTTGGTAACACACTGTAGTTGCATATAAACTGACAGCATATACAAGTATATCAGGATATtaacaaaaccattttttgtttataaagttctAACAGAAACTTTCATATAAGTTATTTACTATGTTTTcatgttgtaaaaaatatttcagcaggaagaaaaaaatgttaatgttttttaaacagactttactcaaaacagaaaaataaaatgcaatatcTCTTTTAAAAGCATGGCTACATTCTTACTTTTACTTAAATACCTTAGAATATCTTGCAAGTGGGTCATGGAACTGACATTGTGAGTAGTTGCCAATGGACCAAACACCTGGTAGTATACACTGTCGTGATGCTATGTGTGGTTCCATGGTAATCTGGGGAATATAGAACAACAATTACTACAATACAATGTGTGGACTTTGTATAAAGTGGGGCAAAGGCAGTCAACCAGTTGCATGACAAAGCCTTGTATTTTTCTAACTAAACGGAAAATGTCAAATGGTTATGCTGCTTTACTGATAACCACTGAAGCaatttattcctttttttaatttgtgcaTGAAGCAAACAAATTAGGTGGAATATGTCATTGTCAAAGTTTTAGATGaacaaataatgaataaaaattccaaaatttaaattcaagtcCTCCCACAAATAAACACGAGGATAATGCAGCTTACTTACAACCACCAGCTGAGGTTAGGAACACTAGACTCAATATGTTGCATTCGCTCGCTTAAATTTACTACCCTAACTTACTTCTTGTTGTGGTTCAGTGCAGTTGTAACGTACCGTGACACCCGTCACGGCTTCGTGCCACGTGAAGTTGCCCATATCGTTTGTGACATTCACCCTGTCACAATACTTGGCTGTGGTTTTGAGCACCTTGATCTCAGTATGTTTTGATACGAAGGAAATATTTGATGAGATAGTGCACCCCCACACCCCTGCAaagaatttgtgttttaaatgttttttgacgGGGCATTAATTTCAGAAAATATGTGTGCTGAAATAAGTTTTTGGGAAGTGTTTAGTTAAATGaagaaaacgtttttaataatacatgCTGCTTCTTAAGAAGGCCCACTGATTTTCTActattaagtttaatttacattatttgaaagtaaaaaatacGGTGCAAAACAATGTGAAAAAACGTTCATAGTCATACTACAATACTATACATATGactgcaattttaaaaaaactaaacattttgtaaaaaaattacaaattttgcATCTAACGGCTAATACAATATTACAAACGCTATATTCTTTACCTGAATATTGTGCAGTTAGATTAGGTAGTGTAAGTCTACTTGATACAACTGACGTATCATAAGATCGACGAAAGGTTTGGTTAAACATTTGCATTGACGAGTTGCTTATGCGAACACCATTTAAACTCCAATTGATCTAAACATAAGCAAAATACAGATGATATGGAGAGAAACATAGAGAGCTAAATGTCTAAAAATTAAAGGATATTTATGAATGAAACCTGAAACTATAGGCCTACTACAATATAAGCTGTAGCTTAACTGTGGAAAGCCTATTTCGTTTGAAAGAACACAGGCATAATAGGTTCAACCACCGACGGgttaaagtttgaaaacacacagaatATTCATACTTTTACTTCTACTATTGGTATTACagtaatcttaaaataaacatattctATATGTATTTGTCTAATACAGACTTAATTCTATGGCTTAATAGATTATCTATGTTGTTTCATTGTTTatcctataaataaaaagttcacCAATTACATGTTTGTAcagttaaacaacaaaaacaagacGATAAAAAAACCTTTTGCCCGCTACTGTTACACGTGATTGTAAACAGATTTACCTTGGCATGGAAAAGGTCGGTGCCCTCACAATGCAATGAAATTGAATCGCCTTCAAACACCACTTGCTGTTTAGCGGGTCGTATATCAAAGTATGGAAGATCGGATAACACGTCTGTAACAACGCCACTTATCCGTTAAATTATCCTCACAAGTTAAACAACGGAGTAACAAAACTACTGTGTAAGTGCAACAATAATACAAATGCAGCAAATGGCTATTTTGGACAAAACTGATAGTATAACACTTTATTGTTAAGGGTAaagcaaaataatttttactaaaGTCCAAATTTGCAATGTCATTTCCCTCAACTTGGGTGGTCTAGCCTTTCTGTTTTACCATctttgtaaaacaataaaactcaTACAGAACTTGCTgaactaaaaattaaacacattaaaataatcTAATAAATGCCCTAAACACAACGCAAAATTCTGTTACAAAAAATTCATTCCAGGTTTTTTGTCTCAgactttgtgttttaacattaaatagtgtcctacaaaaaaaaactaattaaacagTGTCTTATATGGACTTTCATAACTTTATATCAACTTACCACATTTCAACCGTTTAATTTTCACTCTTTTTAAGTTGATTCCTTTCATAGATAAAGGCACTGTGCATGCACCGTTCAGTTTAAGTTTGGTTGTTCTATTCATTTTAGACCATACCAGAAATTCCTTCATCATGCAGTTGCATACTAAGTGGGTTGATGACACATTCCTATTGGAAATAATATGATGATAGTAACATAACCTTGGAATTACCATGCAAACATTGAACCAATAGATTAGGAAGTAGTTGATATAATAGCAGGAAGTAATAGTCGTAAAGTGGTAGCTCGTAAAAGTAGTAACACAtgttatagaaaaaaaacaactctaTTTAATGGCTTTATGGATattccataaaaaaaactattaaatcCTCTATCTTGCTCGTATGTGGAACTTAAAATCCAAGAAAA
This window harbors:
- the LOC100180051 gene encoding adhesion G protein-coupled receptor A3 translates to MYVLHVKRILFLLFVCSILHLGYSCFSDTTMNSCGCSNKKSSNSKDVYCHRTSEFYKIFQAGIFPDDVISIDLSDNWIKNISSQLFPAAISQLLKSVTSLILAENQISYIGPSTFTNFRNLKRLNLSHNNIGRLDRSMFLGLTSLERLYLNNNIFPLIPGDTFTSLTSLKRLNVSSTHLVCNCMMKEFLVWSKMNRTTKLKLNGACTVPLSMKGINLKRVKIKRLKCDVLSDLPYFDIRPAKQQVVFEGDSISLHCEGTDLFHAKINWSLNGVRISNSSMQMFNQTFRRSYDTSVVSSRLTLPNLTAQYSGVWGCTISSNISFVSKHTEIKVLKTTAKYCDRVNVTNDMGNFTWHEAVTGVTVRYNCTEPQQEITMEPHIASRQCILPGVWSIGNYSQCQFHDPLARYSKMMLERNISRENAWSVCSNAVGNLSGVIVRDSIGFQLLGEVIGNCSEHLQENMISLSSSILELMGKSMSSHAFYSILPSHEVVQTCNKLQRILKTTAIGFLSNMTNINMKSSNIALAGYNFNVTDQKYIYCSISEAIEWTELTKYPELELASQSTLLLPPAVPTAFLNGNSINKLYIAVYKNGNLFQSSTTTTMSLMEYKAWKNHLQSSQQEDKGKIVAKQVDFLADMTKFKQELKKNIKPDPERHVLVSSIYSVHVNNRNVVNLTKPAVYIFHTQESVSQLNLDYEHYIAMWNGSGWNRAHHHCIFNHTTRDQQQHNITVIQCDVLATFAIMKNIQDPNSRGGNNGRQTTLTHPTVYAGSAVLTLTLLLMLITYAVFRNLLLSRDARHMIINTTLHLLVAVLTFTVGVWSISSKVMCYVTGILLHYSSLSVLLWITLSSGNICKEMLAAQQPPLLEPKPSKPMLRFYLIGCGIPIIICGITASAKIENYNGDGGQYCWLSWETSLYAFYAPAACIAIFCILVLLRILATLNCAPSGEMKRKSRKRRKREYSKEFIGEDTPLQYMESSFTQHSNPVNNSFSKDVENEQSSKTRLQGVALILVLFITTWVTAAMTVAAPRIQEQKISSHVRQTLFNQNYFKFFKQEEPTPSIDLHLIFSCIFAMMCIAMSSFLLIQHLTSRSDVRRSWRNLCNRRKKKVLEAESNIQINNDIATNIPDRKRENTVTTAATDPTTTETALHLTTGGESSRGNLTSRHSPFGRNSSAPLPGGTYDTSRASSAHKCAQFHREKALSNTLTESGLLVPHSNSSLLLPSDPNNFYTLTEHQHGDSFHSPSQEWGYHGYGQHYYKSSSKPVKMTNLQQHQLDSSMTEHSFDDSHNNMHTIPVVLQHTQPKIDNKVLYHRYQKMRKALDAKRNRQKKLTVLREYAQDPLTSNDESPTKPQKSIDKSSEQIPLLSNVSKCHNANEDEMGLDNLVNTDNIITLPMPKPADEGEQNYRLLLISSPNKKKGETCMQGKYGQRKRVTGDPNLVSSYRRKSLQQNTVPLEPGGSSRSAKRRRPPASRRRARQRATRHETQIKAAASHTEATASQVEATAPPVTDNVSVKSRMSANQAAAEARSSGWAMHQDKAHNYLTAQDLFSGAMHLPSRKSSSCQAPSNTEPQNPGFQIIDMDDNNVGHENATTSPTEDTDLAYAALRNETSV